Proteins co-encoded in one Candidatus Nealsonbacteria bacterium genomic window:
- a CDS encoding 30S ribosomal protein S10: protein MIAKGKRGAQETKDGFQSKLRIKLKAYDHKVIDSSARQIVEAALRYDAEVLGPVPLPTEIHKYTVNRSSFIHKDAREQFETRIHKRLIDILNPNPKVIDALMNLNLPAGVDIEIKM from the coding sequence ATGATAGCAAAAGGAAAACGGGGAGCTCAAGAAACCAAAGATGGCTTTCAGTCGAAATTAAGAATAAAGCTGAAAGCCTATGATCACAAGGTAATAGACAGCAGTGCTCGACAGATCGTTGAGGCCGCTTTACGTTATGATGCAGAAGTTTTAGGCCCCGTTCCCCTTCCGACAGAAATTCATAAATATACGGTCAATCGGTCTTCTTTTATTCATAAAGATGCCCGAGAACAATTTGAGACAAGGATTCACAAAAGATTAATTGATATTTTAAATCCGAATCCAAAAGTTATTGATGCTTTAATGAACCTGAACCTGCCCGCCGGAGTTGATATCGAAATCAAAATGTAA
- the tuf gene encoding elongation factor Tu yields the protein MAEKEKFERVKPHVNVGTIGHVDHGKTTLTAAILKTLGSKGFRASKKSIEEIDSAPEEKARGLTINVCHVEYETEKRHYAHIDCPGHADYIKNMITGAAQMDGAILVISALDGPMPQTREHILLAKQVGLPSLVVFLNKCDLVDDQEMITLVESEVRELLKKYDFPGDEIPIIKGSALKALEADSADDEAVKPILELMKALDDYIPDPKRDTDKPFLMAIEDVFSIAGRGTVPTGRIERGVIHSNEEVELIGLRPTVKTVAVSIEMFNKIMDEGMAGDNVGILLRGLKKEDVERGQVLAKPGSITPHTEFDAEIYVLAKEEGGRHTPFFSGYKPQFYFRTTDVTGDVVLPKGTEMVMPGDTVNLTIKLLAPIALEEKQRFAIREGGKTVGAGVVTKIIK from the coding sequence ATGGCAGAAAAAGAAAAATTTGAGAGAGTAAAACCTCATGTTAATGTGGGAACCATTGGTCATGTTGATCATGGCAAGACAACCCTTACAGCCGCCATCTTGAAAACCTTAGGATCAAAAGGTTTCAGGGCTTCAAAAAAATCAATAGAAGAAATCGATTCTGCTCCCGAGGAAAAAGCCAGAGGTTTAACTATAAACGTTTGTCATGTCGAGTACGAGACAGAGAAGAGACATTACGCTCACATTGACTGCCCAGGACACGCTGACTACATTAAAAACATGATTACGGGAGCTGCCCAGATGGACGGAGCCATTTTAGTGATTTCAGCTCTTGATGGCCCCATGCCTCAAACCAGAGAGCATATTTTATTGGCCAAACAAGTGGGATTACCTTCTCTTGTTGTTTTCTTGAATAAATGCGATCTCGTTGATGATCAAGAGATGATTACTTTAGTAGAATCTGAAGTACGAGAACTTTTAAAAAAGTATGATTTTCCGGGAGATGAGATTCCAATAATTAAAGGGTCGGCCTTAAAAGCCCTGGAGGCAGATTCTGCTGATGATGAAGCAGTCAAGCCTATTCTAGAACTGATGAAGGCTTTAGACGATTATATTCCAGATCCCAAAAGAGACACAGATAAACCATTTTTAATGGCTATTGAAGATGTTTTTTCTATTGCTGGCAGGGGAACAGTTCCGACTGGAAGAATAGAGAGAGGAGTGATTCATTCTAATGAAGAGGTAGAGTTGATAGGTCTTCGCCCAACCGTTAAAACAGTAGCAGTCAGTATCGAAATGTTTAACAAAATTATGGATGAAGGGATGGCAGGAGATAATGTTGGAATTTTACTCCGAGGATTAAAGAAAGAGGACGTTGAAAGAGGCCAAGTTCTAGCTAAACCAGGTTCAATTACTCCTCATACCGAATTTGATGCAGAGATTTATGTTTTGGCCAAAGAAGAAGGAGGTCGTCACACCCCTTTCTTTTCTGGTTACAAACCTCAATTTTATTTCCGGACTACCGACGTTACGGGAGACGTGGTCTTACCCAAGGGAACAGAGATGGTTATGCCTGGTGATACGGTTAATTTAACGATTAAATTGCTTGCTCCGATTGCCCTTGAGGAGAAACAGAGGTTTGCAATTAGAGAAGGGGGCAAGACCGTGGGAGCTGGAGTAGTAACAAAGATAATCAAATAA
- the fusA gene encoding elongation factor G gives MRTYPIERVRDIGIIAHIDAGKTTVTERILFYTGISHSIGEVHDGKAIMDWMVQEKERGITITSAATTCFWIPKGLERKKENECRINIIDTPGHIDFTAEVQRSLRVLDGGVVVFDGVAGVEPQSETVWRQADKFKVPRICFINKLDRTGASFEKSLESIWEKLSPNAVALQLPIGEEEQHAGVIDLLTMKALRFEGDFGQEIVEAEIPQNLQGKAKEWRDKLVEKIVAEDDKLLEEYLAGREISVGDLKKILRTATINYKLIPVFCGSALKNKGVQLLLDAICDYLPSPIDLPPIKGTDPKTGKEIEREASDSAPFSALAFKIATDPYAGTLTFFRVYSGSLKRGSYVFNPTSGGKERIGRILRMYANTREEIEEIYTGEINATVGLKNTATGHTLCDIDHPIVLEKITFPEPVISIRIEPKSKADQEKMSLSLKKLSEEDPTFKVKGDLETGETIISGMGELHLEIISDRMKREFGVEASVGRPQVAYKETIKGTAEAEGKYIKQSGGRGQYGHVWLKLEPKARGEGFEFIDEIRGGIIPKEFIPAVRKGAQEAKDKGVIAGYPMVDLKVVLYDGSFHEVDSSEVAFKIAASIAFQSAAKRAKIILLEPIMRLEVVCPSEFFGDVTGDLSARRGKIEETKDRLNLKVIDVKVPLAEMFGYATVLRSVSEGRGSFTMEFDHYGEVPGNIAQEIIEGKRR, from the coding sequence ATGCGAACATATCCCATAGAAAGAGTTAGAGATATTGGTATTATTGCTCATATTGACGCCGGCAAAACCACAGTGACCGAGCGAATTTTATTTTACACCGGGATTTCTCATTCAATTGGCGAGGTTCATGACGGTAAAGCAATTATGGACTGGATGGTTCAAGAGAAAGAAAGAGGAATTACTATTACATCCGCGGCTACCACTTGTTTCTGGATTCCCAAGGGGTTAGAGAGAAAAAAAGAAAACGAATGTCGGATAAACATAATTGATACTCCCGGTCACATCGATTTCACGGCCGAAGTTCAAAGGTCTTTGAGGGTTTTAGACGGCGGAGTGGTTGTTTTTGACGGAGTGGCAGGAGTTGAACCTCAATCAGAAACAGTTTGGCGCCAAGCTGATAAATTTAAAGTTCCACGAATTTGTTTTATAAATAAATTAGATAGGACCGGTGCTTCTTTTGAAAAAAGCCTAGAATCAATCTGGGAAAAGTTATCTCCCAATGCTGTAGCTCTTCAACTGCCGATTGGGGAAGAAGAGCAACACGCAGGGGTAATTGATCTTTTAACCATGAAAGCCCTGAGATTCGAAGGCGATTTTGGCCAAGAGATAGTAGAAGCTGAAATTCCTCAAAATCTTCAAGGAAAAGCTAAAGAGTGGAGAGATAAATTGGTTGAGAAAATTGTTGCAGAGGACGATAAACTTTTAGAAGAATATTTAGCTGGCAGAGAAATTTCAGTTGGTGATTTGAAGAAAATTCTAAGGACAGCCACCATAAATTATAAGCTTATTCCTGTTTTTTGCGGGTCAGCTCTAAAAAACAAGGGAGTTCAGCTCTTGCTTGATGCTATTTGTGATTATCTTCCCAGCCCCATTGATCTTCCCCCTATTAAGGGAACCGACCCAAAGACCGGTAAAGAGATTGAAAGAGAAGCTTCAGACTCAGCTCCTTTTTCAGCCCTAGCATTTAAGATTGCGACCGATCCTTATGCTGGCACTTTAACTTTCTTTCGTGTTTATTCCGGCTCTTTAAAGAGAGGTTCTTATGTTTTTAACCCGACTAGCGGAGGAAAGGAAAGAATTGGCCGAATCCTCAGAATGTACGCTAATACTCGCGAAGAGATTGAAGAAATTTATACCGGCGAGATTAACGCAACAGTCGGTCTTAAAAATACTGCTACCGGCCACACTCTTTGCGACATTGATCATCCGATTGTTCTAGAAAAGATTACTTTTCCAGAGCCTGTTATTTCTATTAGAATTGAGCCAAAAAGCAAAGCTGATCAAGAAAAAATGAGTTTGTCTCTAAAGAAGTTATCTGAAGAAGACCCTACTTTTAAAGTAAAGGGAGACCTGGAAACCGGCGAAACGATTATTTCAGGCATGGGGGAATTACATTTGGAAATAATTAGTGACCGGATGAAGAGAGAGTTTGGAGTGGAAGCCTCCGTAGGACGGCCTCAGGTAGCTTATAAAGAAACGATAAAAGGTACGGCTGAAGCCGAGGGTAAGTATATTAAGCAATCGGGCGGAAGAGGTCAGTATGGACATGTCTGGTTAAAATTAGAACCCAAGGCAAGGGGGGAGGGGTTTGAATTTATTGATGAAATCAGAGGAGGAATTATTCCTAAAGAGTTCATTCCAGCAGTTAGGAAAGGAGCGCAAGAGGCCAAGGATAAAGGGGTGATAGCCGGTTATCCAATGGTTGATTTAAAGGTAGTTTTATATGACGGTTCTTTCCACGAAGTCGATTCTTCAGAGGTTGCTTTTAAGATTGCAGCCTCTATCGCTTTTCAATCAGCGGCAAAAAGAGCAAAAATAATTTTACTTGAACCAATAATGCGATTAGAGGTGGTTTGTCCTTCAGAATTTTTCGGCGATGTAACAGGAGACCTAAGTGCGAGGAGGGGAAAAATTGAGGAAACAAAAGACCGGCTTAATCTGAAAGTTATCGATGTAAAAGTTCCTTTAGCCGAAATGTTTGGTTATGCGACCGTTCTTCGTTCAGTGAGTGAAGGTCGCGGAAGTTTTACGATGGAATTCGATCACTACGGAGAAGTCCCGGGAAATATTGCTCAAGAGATAATTGAAGGAAAAAGGCGTTAG